tactttgttttcttgttttgctttaaaGCTACAACTCAGCATACATTTTGCCCCATACATTTTTACGTTGAACCTTAGGACTCAATCACTGCCACTTAAATTGGTGACACAAGCAGCTAATAACCATTTCTGGGTTTCTGCCTAACCTTCTAATTGTCTGTTAAAGCCAGTTCCTTGGGTGAAAGAATTGAAATGACTTTCTCTTGTTCTCTGATGATGGGTTTAAAATTGCCAGTGAATGGTGGCTCTTCTTTCCACACTGGCACATCCACTTCCCTCACTCTTCACACGTAAGAAATAGGCATTTACGTAATTAGAAAAATCTGGATTTCTGATGCCAAAGGGTTAAGCCTCTTGGATTTCATTGCAGTGATATACagccactattttatttttgatcagTGGCTTTGGTTAGGGCATGTCAGCACTAGAGTTTTCATTTAGGTCTTTCTTTTTTGGCACATGTGAATTTTGCTTTGTGTAAAATGAAATGACTTTCTCTTGTTCTCTGATGATgggtttaaaattaaaagaacatcTGGTTTTGGTATGGGGATGATCCAGGATTATGTTATGACTGATATATATtagttgtacatttttttttggaTCTTTGCAAGGGGAAAACTacaaataattacttttatataatTAAGTTTGTTACAGGTTTTCACGTTCAGGATAAACAATTTTTCACCCTTGGGTGAGAACACTTGCAACAGTTTATTGAGAGAAGGTGACTTTCACCTTAGTACAACTGTTGCATGCCaatttgtgtgtgggtgtggaaTACTTCAAAATTGATTTAAAAGATGTAAACTTAAAATTGGTTGTATCTAATATGCCTCAGGTTTGGTAAAtaaacaattctttttaaaaacaacaacaacattccAGTGTAAGTTCTACACTTACTAGCACATCTCAAGTGTTCAATAGTCATGCATGGGCAGAGCAATGTGGCAGTCTCTTTTTGCTCTCATTCTGTGGCATTTGTCTGCCTGTCTGTGTTTTCTCCCCTCCTAAACTATCTTAATTACAATAATTTTCATGATGAGTTCTGATATCTGGCaggcaaaaatgtcttcttaGGGGAGTGTTGGCTAACCTTGgctttttgcatttccatataaattttagttgtCAAGTTCTCAAAAATGTAGTGGGATTTTCATGGAGATTCTGTTGAATCTAGATATCTAAAGTCCCTGATATGGTTCTGGAATCCTAGGGTGAATACAAATAAATTCTGGAATAAACAAGACCTGAAAAACATGAACAAAGCCAAAACGGAGTCTCTGTCTATCTCTAGCAGGGGCCTTGTGCCCTGTGAGCTCTCAGGGGTCATGGTTCTTGCACTCACTTTAACCCAGGGCAGGACTTACCCTCTTTGAGAACAGATGAGGTGCTTCCCACTCCTCACTCCCCTCTACCTTCTCTGTCTGTGGCCCTACGGTTTGCGTTGTGGCTACAGACCGAGTTCCATGGAGAAGCCAGGGACAAATGTAGAAGCTTAGGCAGTCTGGCTGatcaggaagggaaggaaaggagcagactgttcagagaaagaaaatcGAAGAGGATTAACAAGATGGGAGTGAAGGCAAAATACAGATGGCAGTAGGTGACCAGGACCTGGCCATGGAAAGGGCTCCTGTGACTTACTGAGGCTGAATGCTGGTTTGCCGTTGTCTTGCTTCTCTTTGTCCACCAGGTCAGGCTGCTGAAGCCATGGTCCTGGCCATTCTGAACTGCACCAAAACTGCTCCAGGAGCAGGAAAAACATCTCCAAGATGAGATCTTTGAATCGTCAGGTCTGGTTGCGGGTGGCGGTGCTGGAGGCTGGGGACTAGAAAGAAGCAGGGCTACAAGGAGGAGTAGGGGGATCGATAGGGGAGTGACAGGAAAAAGCTCAGGGACCACAGCATTCGCAAGCAGAGCTAGAAGAAGAAGTAGAGGAATAGATAGAGGAGTCACAGGAAAGAGTTCTGGGACTAGCGTATTGGGAAGCAGGGCTAGGAGGAGGAGTAGGGGGATAGACAGGGGAGTGACAGGAAGGAATTCTGGGACCACAGCACTGGCAAGCAGGGCTAGGGGGAGGAGTAGGGGGATAGATAGGGGAGTCACAGGAAAGAGCCCGGGAACCACAGCTTTGGCAAGCAGGGCTAAGAGGGCTAGGGGCATAGATAGGGAAGTTGCCAGAAAGAGTTGTAGGGCCACGGCACTGGCAAATAGATGGTCTGTAATGAGTAGCAGAAGAGCAGGGCAGGAAGAGTTTTAGGGTAGGGTAGTGGGGagggcaggcatgagccacagtgggATAACAGTGAGGGcagaaaattgaaaaatctatatacttctggagaagagaaagaggcctGGCAGATTGAGGAAAAAGAGGGGGTAAGTGGGTTGGCTTACGAGGGTGGGAGGGACTAGGAGGGTGTGGAATCAAACTGGGTATTGGGTGGGGTGGAAATTGCGAAATTGGAGGGAGCCTTGTTGTCATGTCTTCATTGAGAATTCTAGTTAATCACTAGTCCCAGTGAGTCCAAATGAGTAACTGGGGTGTTGCCCAGACCTACTCCATCATTTATCTCACACCCACCCCTCACATCATACCATGTCCAAATGCCCATTATGATGCCAATGTGCCCCTCCCTTTTGGTCTAGGGAGAGGGCCCCACCAACCAGGGGAAGGGTCCCAGTCTCTAGGTTTAAGAGTATCATGGCAAAtagcaaagagaagaaatgggGGCTGTAATATTAGTCCCTGTTCTGGGGATACCATGTAGTTATGCCCCTCAGTAGGCAAAGTTTGATCAAAGGGCCAAAAAGGAGTTAGGGGCTTGGGGCCTAACACAGTGGTTCTGAAACAGGACTTGGGAAAATGGGAAGAAGTCAGTGCCCCAGTCTTTCACTTacatttttcaaagtactttcaCATCATTTATATCACTGCATGAATGTATGTGATTGGAGGAGAGATGCTATGTTCACTGGATCAGTGAGGACACTGAAGACCAGAGAGGAAGCTGCCATATGAGGGGTGACAAAGCAAGTGGGACTAGAACTTGGGCCAAAAAGAGGCACAGGTGGGAGGGACCACAACATAGCCGAGAGTGCTGACCAGCAGGCCTCAACTCCTCCTGTCTCTCTGGACAGGGTCCTGCAGGGGGCGCTTCAGAGCACAACTTGACTTTCTGTAGTAACCTCTTGGTCCCTGTGCCCCTGTACTCTTAATGGGAACCATAAACGTAGGGCCAATGCTAGCAGGAGGACTCCCTACTCCTGGACACCTAATGACTAGATTTAGACTTTCTTGCTGAGATATCTGACTCCATGTGGGATGGCTAAGAAGGCCCCTGCACACTCCTCCATTCTTTTGTCTGATGGAGCAACCCTCCCTGCTGAACATTCCTGGTTTCTGTGATCACAGTCCAAACCCTAAACGCCTTTGTTCTCCCATTCTCTCCTGCACTCTTATCActatattctgaatttttctcCCTTGGTCCAGCACCCATTTCCCCCCACACTGCACAAAATGTTCAGTTGTCCTCTCTGGAAGTCCAGCCGCATGACAAGCCAGTGTCCTGATTTCCTTTGCCTGCTCTATCATTGACAGTTCCTCGTATCTCCTAGCTATAACTGTAATCTGGATTTCCCTTGAGGGCATTGCTTCCCTTGTATGTCAACTAGATAATACACATTCTCTCAAACTCCAGAGTACTTCAAGTACTTCAGGTGGGAATGTGGTTTATAGATTCTCCTTGCTCCTTCCAATTCCTTCGGAAtcattatttctctcttcctattagAAAATCTCTTGCTCTTAGACACATGTGCTACCCACCGCCACGGCCAGTTCTCTGGCACTGCCACCTTCAGATCTCTTGGAGATTTTCCATGAAAACTTTCACACTTCTCCTAAAGTCTTATACTTGAGTTCATCATCCTGACTGACTTCAATGTCCATTTAAATGGCCTGATTTAATTCTGTGGCCTCTGCTTttcctgatttttgtttgtttgtttacttttaagaagtcttctgtattttaaaaagttttattttaattgatatgtAATAATTGTGGATATTTATAggatacagtgtgatgtttctcTACATGTGTGCATTGAGCAATagtcaaatcagggtatttagcagATCTATCACCTCAGCACTTAGCATTTCCTTGTAGTGAAAACATAAGTCTTTCCTTTGAGTTATTGTGACATTTTTCTCACATATTCTGAACATTAACTCTCCTTGTTATATGTATAGTTTGCATTTTGTCACCAAAGTCCATCACCTACATTCTAGTCCTTTTCATTACCCAAGAATTATCCCACTTCTGAAATCACTGATTCAGACATGCTGTTCTGGCCACTGCCTCCTGTCCTTAGAGTATAATCATTAAACTGCTCTCACTTCACTGCCGGCTCCagcccactcttttttttttttttttttttctcatgacagggtctcactttgtcacccaggctggagtgcagtggtacaatctcagctcactgtagcctcgacctcctgggctcaagtgatcctcccacctcagccctccaagtagctgggtctacaggcccctgccatcacacccagctaatttttgtatttttagtagagacagggtttcaccatatttcccaggctggtctcaaacttctaagctcaagcaatcttcctgcctcagtctcccaaagtgctgggattacaggcatgagccaccacacccagcctaaccCACTGACTCTTTATTTACTCTTCTGAAGAGAAAAACCCAACCTGGTTGATTCCAAGTATTTGTCTTCCCTGTGGTTCTGAATGCTGCTAGACAAAATTTCATACAATCTGAAAATTTTCACAGGACCTGGAAGATTGATACTAGATTAGTTATCTAACCTTTATGCTCTGTCCTAAATAATATCCACAATACTCAATACCTGTGAGAATTTTCATAGAAATACTGTGTATtagaacagaaaaattaaaacaatctgAAAGCTTATAAATAAAGGTTTAAGTAAGTTATCATGTAGCCATACCATACAAcgtgaaaagaaaatttaaaaatacaaaaaataaatagaagtacaTAGTTGAGGTGATATTGTGGCAATCGAGGATGGGGGTGGGTGAGTTATTAAAGTTGATAGTTGCTAGCAGCTTAAGTTTTTCTGCCTATCTAGATGGAACTAAAAAACTATTATCACAGAAATAGCAAGGTCTCTAGAATccaggtttcttttttaattaaagtttacCTTACCAAATTGAAACCCTGAAAATACATATTGCCATGGTTTTGAATCCAAAATTTACTTAGTGTGGAAAACCACAGGTGACAATTTAAATTGGTTCCAGGACAGTGTCAACTCAGGTGTTAGGAGGATGCAAATTGTATCACTCTAGGAGCATGACCATAACCTAGGCCACAGAAATTCCCACAGGAAAGCCCCACTTAAGATGACTTCATAATCCAAAATTACAAAACACGTGAGTAAACAAGTCACATGAGGGATGGTCAGCAGATACACAAAAGAACAGATTTATACATAACCCACGAAGAATTTTATGTAAGTAAAGGCAAATATAAGGATTTAAAGTtcaaaaaacaaccccaccaagATTCTGAAGAACAGATGGCAAAAAAATGCAGAATGAAAACTATtgtaattgaaataataaaacctAGTGGACAGGATAAACTAAAGACTAGACACAACTTTCTAATACCAGAATTAAACAAAGATCATTGAAATACTAACTTAGTGAATAGGATAAACTTGACATTAAAAAACcattaaagacagaaaaagagaatacatTTGAGGAAATTATCAAGAGATAGCAGAAAGagatgacaatttaaaaatatgaaaggtTAAGGTGGGTGTAGGATAGAATATAAAAGTCCAGAATATGTCTAGAGAGAATACCAGaaggaaaaactagaaaatgaacAAGAGGAAGAATTTAAAGTGATACTGGCTGAGTTtactttacaaataaaagaaCTCATTTTCAGATTCAGAACACACAGTGATAGCAGAAAACATAAGAAATGCACATCTAGACGAAACAGTGAAACTGTCAAACATTAAAGACAGAGAGCGGAATCAGTAAAAGGATAGGCAGATTATTCACAAAGAAATTAAACTAGAAGcaaacttcattaaaaaaaaaaagacaaaagtgagGGGAATCATATCTTGCAAGTCTTGAGAGGAATTAGCTGCCAATCTAGAATTTTATACCCAAATTATCATTCAGAAGTGGCTGCTCAGTAAAGACACGCTCATCATTAAAGACCGAGTGCTAAACAAAGACAGAATTTACTACTAATAAACccttattaaaacaataaaagaggccgggcgcagggctcaacgcctgtaatcccagcatttcaggaggccaaggcaggcgggtcacctgaggtcaggagttcgagaccagcctgaccaaaatggagaaaccccatctctactaaaaatacaaaattagccaggcgtggtggcgcatgcctgtaatcccagctactcgggaggctgaggcaggagaattgcttgaacccgggaggcagaggttgcggtgagccaagatcgcgccattgcacgccagcctgggcaataagaccaaaactccatcttaaaaaaaaaaaaaacccacacaataaaagaatgagaagaaatttGATCCCAGGAGGAAGAAAATGCAAGAAGCAAGGCTAGAGAGCAAGGGATTCTGAGCTCAGATTGGTAAGAAGGAAGCCCCACTCCAGAGTGTCAGCAAAACCTCTTGCAGGGTGCATGCACACTGTTGCCAGAAGGATTAAGAAGACAACAATGGAAGAACACAGGAACCAGAAAGAGAAGCCACTTTCCTCTGCAGTGAACCTGTTTTCCCTTACTGACATAGTATAAGATGGTATTGTATCAACTGGTAAAGGAGAAATACAGGTATACAGGATCCAGCTCCAGAATCAATAAACAAGACAACCAAGCTTAGTTTGGGAGCTGAGAGGCAGTAAATTCATAACTGGCATAGCAGTGGGTAAAGAAACAAACTGGTAAACATGGGTAAATCTGAATAAGCACCTTAGGAGCATAATAATGGTGataaccagcttgggcaatagaaaAATTGAGGTGAAAATAAAATGCTGGACAACAGTaacaggaaagaggaggaggtgaTTAGTGCTAAATTACTCTTtctggctgggcaccatggctgacacctgtaatcacagtacttggggagtctgaggcaggaggattgcttgagtccaggagtttgagaccagcctgacccacatggaaaaaccctgtctctactaaaaataaaaaataataaaagtaaattagccaggcatggtggtacatgcctgtaatcccagcctcttgggaggctgaggcataagaattgcttgaacctgggaggcagaggttgcagtgagccaagatcacactactgcactccagcttgggcccccgagcaaaactctgtctaaaaaaataaataaataaaataaaataaattttaaaaaactttgaaaatttcTAACAGTTTGCTATAAGTGAATCAACTTCCAAGATGCCTCATCTCATGGCCATTGGTGAGAAGACTGAGCTCCTTGTTGATTGTTTGTGGAAGACCTTACTCCCTTACTATGAGGACctctttccaattatttttaaaaagccataataACCTTAACACCAAAACCTAACAAGGACATTATTAGAAAGGTAAACTATAGGCCAGTATGAATCAtgaacagagatgcaaaaatcctaaacatgATACTTCCTAACCTAAGCCAGGGTAGTTCATAGAAAGGCCAATACATCAGGATGATGATGGGTTATTGCAGGACTTTAAAGTtgaattaggccaggcgcagtggctcacacctgtaatcccagcactttgggaggccgaggcgggcggatcacctgagatcgagagtttgtgaccatcctggccaatatggagaaaccctgtctctactaaaaatacaaaattggccaggcgtggtggtgcatgcctgtaatcccagctactagggaggctgaggcaggagaattgcttgaacccaggaagtggaggttgcagtgagccgagatcgcaccattgcactctagcctgggcaacaagagcgaaactccgtctcaaaaaataaataaagttgaattAACATTTGagaatcaattaatgtaatttacATCATGTCTTAGGCTGTTTGACCTGctttaacaaaatatcacaaagtgAGCACCttacaaataacagaaattcatttctcacaattctggaggcttggaagttcaaggtcaagacACTGCCAGATTCCATGTCTGGTGAGGGAGGGACCACGTTATGGTTCCTAGATAAATAAAGGTTTAGGTAAGTTATTATGCAGCCATAGATGCTaccctcttgctgtgtccttatgTGGTGAAAGGGATGAGGGGTCTCTTGATCCTCTTCTGTGAGGGTTCtgctcccaagactaaatcaccTCTGGAAGAGCCCACCTCCTAATGCCAATGCTTTGGcagttaaaattttaatatatgggctgggcatggtggctcatgcctgtaatctcagcactttgggaggctgaggtgggcggatcatctgaggtcaggagttcaagaccaacctggccaacatggtgaaaccctgtctctactaaaaatacaaaaaatagctgggcatagtgatacatgcctcccaagtagctggtggtaatcccagctactcgggaggctgaggcaagagaatcacttgaacccaggaggcaaaggtcacagtgagccaagatcacccactgcactccagcctaggcaacagagggagactctaaaaaaaaaaaaaaaaaaaaattaccatatgaattttaggagacACGATTAGACTGTAGCACATTAAGAGAACACAGATGAAAAGACATCAtctaacagatgcagaaaaagcatttgatgaagtTCAACTATTCATCCATTTATGATTAGAAACTCtagaaaattaagaatgaaagaacttccttaatctgataaaagaaaaattttgttgaaaactaTGGCAAACCATAGTAAAGCAATGAAAAATTTTCTTCTGACATTGCAAATGAGACAAAAACCTCTTTTCGTCAGCACTTATTTTCATCATAATAGTGAAGATCCCAGGATTAGAACAAGGCgaagaaaaaaaggtataaagattcaaaaaggagaaacaaaattgaCATGATTATGTacagaaaatccaaaaaaatttagAGATTAACCAttagaaataagtaaatttattaCTGTCACTAGAACAAGCTCAAGATAAAACAATTGTATGATTTCCTACCAGCAATACAATtagattaataattattaatttgacTATTAAATATCAattgataaatagaaaataatttaagaaatcatGCCATTCACAATAGTATCATCAAGCAtcttagaataaataaaaaatgtgcaaGGCCTCTATAGAGAAAATTACCAAATAtcattgagagaaattaaaggaaaGCTAAGTAAATGGAGGCAGATACCATGTTTGgtgaaagactcaatattataaatatgACTTCTCAATTACctaaattttgataaataaatatagcaaagaaaatagttttgttttttgttttgttttgttttgttttttgagaaggagtctcattctgtcacccaggctggagtgcactggcgcgatctcagctcactgcagcctctgcctcccaggttcaagcgattctcctgcctcagcctcctgagtagctgggactacaggcatgtgccaccacacctgactaatttttgtatttttagtagagacggggtttcaccatgttggccaggatggtctcgatctcctgaccttgtgatccacccgcctcggcctcccaaagtggtgggattacaggcatgagccaatgcacctggccaagtttagttttttaaataacaaattggATAGTGGTTGGAAATGAAATATTGACTCCAGGAGATACATGGATACGCACAGGATTAAGaacaatcaaaataattttgaaggagAATATAATTAGAACATTTATCCTGGTGGATATCAAGCCTTATTATAAATAAGGCTTAGAATAATTACAATGCATGGTATTgtgtaagaaagagaaaaataggccAATGGAAAAAAGTGTCCAGAGATAGAATTATGCATATATAGACAACTGATCTATTATGGGGGCACCACTGCAGAAAACAGGGTGCTGAGGTCATTGAATATccatatgggaaaaaataaaatgggactcctaccatttgtttgtctttttttttttttttccattaaaaagaaaacaaaaatccaagaaattctagagaaaataatttaagaccTGGGAATAAGAAAGGATTCTTAAAAAGGACCTTATTCattaagcataaagaaaaaaggattgaTACAGCAGGCTGTGTTACAGTTAAGAACTTCTAGTCATTAAAAGACATCTAAGAGTGAATACAAGTAAACTATGtattaaaaaaagcttttaaaaatttctctaacATGGTTGCACTCTACGTGGGGGGACTCAATAATGATGGTGATTGACCATATCAAAACCAAGCAAAGCTGTAGTTCAGTGGAACAAGAGTTGTTTCACTTACAAATAATGCAGATTTTTAAAGgagatgtgactttttttttcttgtgataatTTTCTTGGAGGGGAAAAGTATGGTATTCAGTATTAGATTATGAAATGCTTGCTTTTAATtatgtgaaatacattttttattggaAGTAAATTACCTGCCAAATTATGTTTCCTAAGCTGTAGAGATACCTTAGTTCTTAGAATAATTTTCAAGGCCAGATGAGATGTTCTTTTTAGACAGTTATTGAGTTAACTCAGTAGCATTGGAAAATCGATACAT
The DNA window shown above is from Nomascus leucogenys isolate Asia unplaced genomic scaffold, Asia_NLE_v1 001047F_57662_qpd_obj, whole genome shotgun sequence and carries:
- the LOC115834108 gene encoding uncharacterized protein LOC115834108, which encodes MPLALLALLAKAVVPGLFPVTPLSIPLLLPLALLASAVVPEFLPVTPLSIPLLLLLALLPNTLVPELFPVTPLSIPLLLLLALLANAVVPELFPVTPLSIPLLLLVALLLSSPQPPAPPPATRPDDSKISSWRCFSCSWSSFGAVQNGQDHGFSSLTWWTKRSKTTANQHSASPDCLSFYICPWLLHGTRSVATTQTVGPQTEKVEGSEEWEAPHLFSKRVSPALG